The Argiope bruennichi chromosome 9, qqArgBrue1.1, whole genome shotgun sequence genome contains a region encoding:
- the LOC129983574 gene encoding uncharacterized protein LOC129983574 gives MSMCHNEGHPSLVTNRKWLHCCSPKEFPFDPYNIGVWMMLCDDAHPDPGSTMTEIDVAWAKAKELVFSGIVPIIKAKCTTRSTRPTSLKLATGGAILFYTPDFRNKKEVTTVAEAIHDHVDNKKELFFRAYNANSFIGQSSLGEKSVCMYMYTVNKMLLAKREEEIFMLLD, from the coding sequence ATGTCTATGTGCCACAACGAAGGACATCCGTCACTGGTGACAAACAGAAAGTGGCTGCACTGTTGCAGTCCAAAGGAATTCCCCTTTGATCCATACAACATCGGTGTGTGGATGATGCTCTGCGACGACGCACACCCCGATCCCGGCAGCACCATGACAGAAATTGACGTGGCGTGGGCAAAAGCGAAGGAACTCGTCTTCAGTGGCATCGTGCCCATTATCAAAGCCAAGTGTACCACCAGGTCTACTCGTCCAACAAGCCTCAAGTTGGCTACAGGAGGTGCGATCTTGTTCTATACGCCggattttagaaataagaaagaagTTACCACAGTGGCCGAGGCCATACATGACCACGTGGATAATAAGAAGGAACTGTTTTTCAGAGCTTATAATGCGAACAGTTTCATTGGCCAATCTTCATTGGGAGAGAAgagtgtgtgtatgtatatgtacaCCGTTAACAAGATGCTATTGGCCAAACGGGAAGAAGAGATATTTATGCTTCTGGATTGA